In Tautonia rosea, the genomic window AACAGACGATCGTGCTTTGGAATTATGATGAATCTGAGGCAGAATACCTGGCCCGCTGGACTCCTGGCGGTGAGACGAATCAGCGTGGGCTTCCTTACCCTCATAAGTTCGGCGCCTATGAGTTTCAGGAAGACCCCGACTGGATCGACGGTCGATGGCAAGACACCGACAAGGGGCCCTTCGTCAGCCATTCAACCCAGATTCCACAACGGCAACTCGGCCCGAAGACGTTGACCCTGTTTCTCGGTCCCGATCGTTCGACCACCGCGGTCTTCGATTTGGAACGTTGCGGTATCGTCGCTGGTTTGACCGAATCCACCTGGACGACCGATGCCATGCGCTTCGGGTTACTCCGAAAGCCGACGCTCAAGGGATCACTGCAGAGCTACGTGTCTCCTGGAAAACTCTGGAGAACTCCTCCTGGTGACACCACTCCCGATCCTCAGCCTGTCGACCCGAACGACCTGGATTACCAGGGCTTAAGGCTGCACGGAAATCAGGTAGTACTGATGTCTCGGGTTCTTGGTGGAACGGTGACGGAGGTGTGCCGAGAAGTTCGACAAGGGGAGGTCGTGGCGGTCGCCCGATCGCTGAAGGCTGACGGGCTCTCCTCTTCTGTCTGGCTCACCCTAGCCGAGTGGCCAGTGACGCCCGATGTCTGGAACGAAGGATCGCTGAGTCTCACCACTGCCACCGCTGAGGACGGTACGGCCTACGCGATCGCTGTTCGGCCTGACCACGGCGCCACTTCCCTTGTTGTTCGAGGGGGAGATGTCTGTCTTCCTATTCTAGGGGAAGCCGAGTGGTCAGGAGACCTGTTGCTCTGGTCGGGACCGGCCGAGCAGCTCGAAGAATTCCTCGCGATGGCACGATCAACGGAACCGGCCGAGGAGGTCGAGGCGTTGCTTCAACCCGGTCCTCGCCGGTGGGGAGAACCGATCGTCACGACGGGAACCCTCGGGGCGGACGATGGGCATTCACCGTACGTGATCGATACCATCGCGGTTCCTTACGAGAATCCATTCCAGGCACTGTTTTTTATCACCGCGGTTGACTTTTTCGCCGACGGTTCGGCCGCAGTGGCGACGGCTCATGGAGATGTCTGGGTTGTTCGAGGAATCGACCGCGATCTTGCCTCAGTATCCTGGCATCGGTTTGCGACGGGCCTCTATCAGCCTTTGGGATTGAAGGTGGTGAATGGGTCTGTCGTGGTGCTGGGACGCGACCAGCTCACGCGGCTGGTGGATGAAAATGAGGACGGCGAGGCAGATCTCTATGAATCATTCAACCACGACTTGATCATTCAAGGGCTCGATCACGCCTATGCCATGCGGCTGGAGACCGATACCGAGGGGAACTTCTACTTTCTCAAATCGGGCGCAGGTCCACACGGGAGCGCTCTGATCAGGGTCTCGGCCGACGGATCGGAGCTCTCGGTTGTGGCCCGAGGTTTTCGACATCCGTATGGGATGGGTATCGGCCCTGCCAATCAGATTACCGTGGCCGATAACGAAGGGAACTGGGTCCCTTCCTCCAAGATTGATCT contains:
- a CDS encoding LamG-like jellyroll fold domain-containing protein, which produces MRIRVVSMAIFALGVGVIARADDGASSPPPAPELVDGRFGQAIDARKGGSIAPADDRFEQRPLTIELWVQLLDRDAGAVLLSHEAPTSGSHWELVILPDSADLAFRAPSLSPALIMADGSIGDGQWHHVALLLELDRVRLVVDGSLRAESRVEQRLTAPPQRSGLAVGTRIEDRRPNAVLIDDVRISQGIRDVVAAPTTAFVTDEQTIVLWNYDESEAEYLARWTPGGETNQRGLPYPHKFGAYEFQEDPDWIDGRWQDTDKGPFVSHSTQIPQRQLGPKTLTLFLGPDRSTTAVFDLERCGIVAGLTESTWTTDAMRFGLLRKPTLKGSLQSYVSPGKLWRTPPGDTTPDPQPVDPNDLDYQGLRLHGNQVVLMSRVLGGTVTEVCREVRQGEVVAVARSLKADGLSSSVWLTLAEWPVTPDVWNEGSLSLTTATAEDGTAYAIAVRPDHGATSLVVRGGDVCLPILGEAEWSGDLLLWSGPAEQLEEFLAMARSTEPAEEVEALLQPGPRRWGEPIVTTGTLGADDGHSPYVIDTIAVPYENPFQALFFITAVDFFADGSAAVATAHGDVWVVRGIDRDLASVSWHRFATGLYQPLGLKVVNGSVVVLGRDQLTRLVDENEDGEADLYESFNHDLIIQGLDHAYAMRLETDTEGNFYFLKSGAGPHGSALIRVSADGSELSVVARGFRHPYGMGIGPANQITVADNEGNWVPSSKIDLIREGGFYGYLASAPEAPEGVVPDPPLCYIPKAADNSSGGQVWYTGDRWGDYHQNGMLHLSWGRCTLHAVLQEEIEGIHQATTVRFPGLTFLSGSGQAVFHPIDGQLYVVGLNGWQTGAAADGSIQRVRYTGRPIHMPTALNVFEDGVLLTFSEPIDEAIASDLKRYRAEQWNYQWSSTYGSFHYSAINPTRIGHDSVPIRSAEFQEDGRSVFLRIDGLKPVDQFWLATDLVAEDESPLRFDLYATIHALRAAEDRSP